The window GTAGTGCATTAATAGTCCTCCCTGTGATGTGTTTGGTTCAACTGTCTTTGCTCCCAATGTGATTGATAAAAGGTTGGAAATGTAATAATGAAAGCTCCTGTTGCATTCATCTGGCTGTGTCAATAAGTGGAACAGAAAGGCTTCATTCATCAAGAGGAAATTCAAGATAAATGTAAATGATTATAATCACTCCCAAAAATATGCTTGTACCAAATATACATAAATTTGTTGTTGTTCAGAACTGTTATTTGGCTTTTAATAGTTGAAacacatttgtgtgtgtgtaaataatACTTtgtgcagctgcttttcccctctctcagTCTTGGCAGCTATTCCAGAGGTGGGTACCAGCAAGTCAGTGATCCTGGCCTTGTGCACAAGCACTGAGGGAGGACACCAGGTCCCTCTGCTCTTCCAACTAGGGCCACATAAGAGCAGAATTCCTGGGAAATTCTTACTGCTGCAGGGAGGACTCCATGGGCACTGGTGCTTGCAATATGAGTCACTGCTAATAATAAAGCCAAAAACACACACCAAAGAAAGGCTAAGGAAGCAGAACAGAGATGTTCTTTGCATTCTGCTGGTTTGGAAATGAGCTGTGGTGGTATTATGAAAGAGAGAGGGTTGTTGCTTATAATTAATGGAGATCTGTTTGGTCTAACAGTGGCTGTTTGGAAACTTTATTCAAttagaaaaagttaaaatataataattatgCCTAATGTTGATGGGGACAGTAATAAGCACATTCAGCCCTTCTGCCCTGGGAGTTTACCTTTGTTCTTTTGGCAGTGTGCTCACGTAATTGGATTTCTTTGATACTTTTGCATTTGATAAGCATTTAACCTTGCCTGTTTTTCTATGTGAGGCTCAAAATCCAGCAAGGAATGAGTTGATTCCCGGCTTTTCCTGCAGTTCCCCCTGAACAATGCCCTAAATCCCCCTTGGCACGTCACCCCACTCTGCCCTGGGCCGGTGGCCCCCGGGGCCACCCCAAACTGTGCtctgtgtccctgctcccagcacacccCCAGAGGTGAAAGTGTCCCAGCCCGGTGACACCCAGCTTTGCACATCAGCTCCCAGCTCCCGTTTAATTAAACAGctgccttctccctctccttcccccttcctccgcggtgctcccctctccccggccctcctgcctctctcccccctctcctctctcGTCTCTGCCTGTTTTATCAGCCCTAATGAAGCAGTATTCTTCATCGATCCTGCTGATTGCCAGCCCATTCCTTTTGTTTGTTGGCACCGAGCCATTCTGCCGCGCTCTGACAGCTCAGCTCCTCTAATTAGCTCTGTTGTTCTTTTCCCCATGTTTCACCACGTTGCAAGTTCAGTTGAAGTTGCCACAAACTTAATCCTTCCATTCCTGCCATAAATTCACATTCTTAAGCCGTCTTTATTGTAGAGAGGAGCAGCCTTGTGTGGGGACTGATCTCCAAGACCTTAACATCTGACCTTTTCATAAGCCCTTTTTCCTAAGAAATAGTGGCAATACAGCTTGGATTTCTCTATCATATCTGCTGTGCACCATttcctttgaaatgaaaattcaaTGCAATAATGCTGCTGCTACCTTCTGCATGCtggtgtgcagggcaggagcacTGCACACGATTTGATAGCTTTTTCCTGGCTGGAGAATTTGAGGTTTATGTGcctgggaagaaaaatacaaaaaaaaaaaaattaaaaaatttaaaaaaaaatttaaaaaaaattcctccctcaacaaataataattaaaatgatCCGTGTTTGGGATTTGTGTCTGGTGTTGGATCAGCTGAAGTGTTTGATCAGAGGTCTCTGTGTGTGTAACAGGTTCGCCCCCCAAGGCCTCATGTTGTCAAGAGACCCAAGAGCAACATCGCAGTAGAGGGACGCAGGACGTCGGTTCCCAGCCCAGAACAGTAAGTGCTTTGCTGCCCTGCACTCACTGAAGGAGGCATTGAAAAATACTGCAGatcaaagttattttttaacttaacaaaaaatgggatttttaaaatttttggaACATTGTAGAGGAAGTGTGAAAAGGCAAGAAACCAAAGTTTGCTTATGAGAAAATTCTGGTTTGCCAGGTCACACACAGTGGCATCAGCGTGGTCGGTGAGATTCTCAGGTGTTGGTTTGTTCATCTCTgagttggtttgttttgcaCTTTTCTTTGAAGGACATGgtcaggcacagccctgcagacccAGCCTCCTTGCCAGGCTGTACCTGGGAGGTTCAGACCTGCCTGTTCCAGGGTGATGGCACAGAGGGCTGTGtctgctggcagagggcagcaccaggagggctgtgaggagctctgtgctgagggctgggagggcttcACTGGCTGCCACAGTACCAGCAAATTCATCACCCCTTTAGCTGTGACAGTAAAGGGGTGACATTCCaaaccagctgtgctgctgcagccaggtgCTCCTGGATAGAACGTGTTGGTCTCCAACATCTGTCTGGTGTGTCCAAGCAGTGTGTGCTGTTACCTTGGAGAGGctttttcagctgctttcaCAGATGTTACATATACCAGGACTTTTTACAGAGCACCCAGTACTGTGTGGGTGCCTGAGGAGTTAGCAATGGGCCATCAAGGGAGACCCTGAGCAGAGACTGGGTGTATTGGActtgccagcacagcccaggggacaGAGCTGTGTGTGACAGACACAGGGGAGGCTGCACCGTGTGCACTTGGGAGCTGCAGTTGTTGGTTCTCTGGGGTGTGGCTGCTCAGCTGTTCGCGAGCTGAAGGTCCCAGCACCAAGTTctgctgggcacagcctggcattAGCTGCAGTTCTTAAGGGTCCCAATAAGGAGGTTCCACCCCTCAGCTGGGAATCTGGGGAGCTTAAGGACTGTGCCTTTTGGTTGGGTGTCCCTCACCCCCCAGAGTGAAGAGCAGGGGCAGCTTTTCCCAGCCTCTCCAGGTGGGGAGATGCCCTGGCTCTTACCTGAGCCGAGTGGTCTCTGTTCAGCGTTTGCCGTTTTCCAGCAGTTATTTGCCGTTTTCCAGCAGTTATTTGCCGTTTTCCAGTGGAATTTGGTTGCCCTCTGGTGGAACAGATGCAGAGCCTGCAAGGGGCCCGTGCTGGCCCTGCTCTGAGGTGACAGggatttttaaactgaaagcatTTCCTTACTATTTGATCTGCATGGAGGTGGAGGATAATTGAATCAGTGTCACATTTCTGTGTGTTCCTCTGGAGGGTTCTGCAGTTTGGGTTCCAAAGCTGCTGCCATTCCAGGGGGCTCACTGCTAACGTGCATCTTCAGATCCTGCCACCATCAGACCGCAAATTAACAGAAACATGAATTTTAACCATACTATTTATACACCACAATATATATTTTCACTTGTGTTACCTGGTAGCGTTGGAGGTGAGGAAATTTATATCTTTAGTTACCtgagttaatttttttagtaTGTATAAAAGGAAAGCATTGTTTTGGGGGTGTCTGTGCTCATTTTCTAATCAATTAAAGCACAGTGGGGCAGGAGCAGTGACTGCAAAGAACACCCAAGATTGTGTCTCATGTCTGTTGTTAAACCAGTGTGTTTAGAAGAGTCAGAATTGTCAGtgattttttcttctatttcaatAGAAAGTTTATTTCTTTAGAATTGTATCAATAACTCAAGGTTTGTGATGTTTGATTCTTAAAAATTTGTCCTTAATctaaaatttataatttttaaaaagcttttctagCTCTAAGGTAACAGGAAGAGTTTGCAGATGAGAGCTCAGGAAATGCTGCATTAccagccagggcagccctgACACTGGGCTGTGCCTCCTTAAACACAAATGAGCTGGTCACAGAAATAAGGTGTCGCATTTTCAGCAGCCAGGCAGATTTCTGAGAGCTCCCTTTTACACCACAGTGAGATTTCCTATTAGCTGTGGAATAGGCTCTCCAGAGTGCTCTGGGATGTCTCCCAGCTGGCTCCCAGGGCCTGTGGAGCGGGAGGAAATGGAACGGGGCAATCAGAGGGTCGGGCTCCCAATTAGCGGGTGTCAGAGGCCCTGGGGTGCTGTGACAGGTCATTAtggccctgccccagccctggccactggcacaggagctgctgcagtccCTGTGTCCAGGAGAACGGGCTGCAGGGCCGTGCTGGGCATCACCAGCATTTGGGATGGAGTCAGTGGTGCTGTGCTGGATGGTGCAGGCTCGGGAGGCACATTAAATTCCAGGTGTAACCAGGCTCTCAGGGCTCCCCCACACAGCATCTGGGGATGGGAAGGTTTTCCATGGCCTcactgcaagcaaggagctctGATAGTGTTCAGGATCTGCAGGAAGGGATTCCAGGGGTAGGTCTGAGCTGTGTTCAGGTGGAAGAGTTCCCAGGTAATCCCCTCAGTCCCAAGTCTCCTATTTCATACCAGCAGGAAAAAGCCCATGCATCCAAATCCCTCATTCTCTGCATTTCACTAAGAGGCACAGATTCCTTAATTCCCTAGAGCTCCTGTATGGCTGTTCTTTACAAAACTATACcaataaaaaattattctccctTAGATTTGGGGAGCCCTTTTTAGGAGGATAATGTCAAGTCCATAGACCCCTTTGTACCATAATGCCTGTCCTCAGGAAAGAGCAACACTGTAATCAAATAcacaaatttaattttcccATAACTGAAACATCCTTTAAAATTATCGCAGAATTCTCCTTATTAATTCCCATATCCTGCACTCCCGTTTTCTGTAcgtattttttttctatctcaAGTACATTTAGGTGTCAATTAAATTTGAAATATCTACATTTGTCAGCATTTCATTTTTGGCCAGCGTGATGTGCCGCTGATTTGTCCATGCATCCTGACACATGAAAAAAGCTGCCGAGATGCAGATCTCCCTCATTAAGCGGAGCCCGCCGTGGCGGCGGTGCCGGCGCCGCTCTGACACGGTATTTACGGGCGCTGTCAGCGCTGTCACCGCCGCAGCGCCACAGGGACCCCGGGCTGTGCGGGGCGGGGACCCTGCGCTGGGCACGGACACGGCCCTTCCCCTTATCCCCtacccttttccctttccctccccctttcccttccacttcacctttccctcttcccctttccttcttccccttccctctcccttttcctgtatatatatacatatatatatatatatatgtggaaATTCAGTGTCACTCTGGATTTCTGGACATCACATTAGGTTTTCTGGACTCATGTTAAATGGTAGCTTACTCTCCTAAGACACAAAGATGTGTATCTGAGTTCAAAACACGAGTATTTATTAGGtgtctttgctttctgctttattttaggTAGAGCCTTTTATTAatgtaaattgattttttttttttaattatagtcactttctaaaaagaaaaaaaaaaaattaaaaaaatgttcaaacCAGTGGTTCCCACTGCAGTggcctcccctcccttcccctggaTACCTGTTACAGCAGGAGAGGGTAAAACACAGCAGTGCCCCAGCTTTCATGGAGTAAGGCAGGCTGATTTAACACCATcagctgcagccactgccaccTGTTAGAGACCTTGTATTAATTAGCTCTGTCCTGATTGTGAATAAACAtgcagtggcagtggcagtgtCCAACTTCTTTTCTGAAAGGAGAAACGATTTTCAGTTTACCAGAGAGGAAAGAAACGTATACTGGATGTTTCATATCCATCCTTGGGCAGTTTTGATTTTATTCTAGAGTGAAGCAGTTTTAGTATGAAAAACAGGTACAGGTAGGAACTGATACCTGGAGTCAACTCCTGTGTGTGCCAGGCTAATGCCAGTGTatgtgcagcagcagggagatgTGATGGGTGTTTGCTTGCAACCAGAGCTCCGAGCCGTGTGTCTGAAGAACAAGGAGATGCCCAACCCCAGGGAATGTGGTGGGAGATGGGTTTGTGTGACACCCCTGCACTGTGCTGTGACTGCAGCTCACAGGGCCCTTCCCGACCCCGTGGCACCCTGGCCTGTGTAGCAGAGCTGTGGTTTGTGCCCCTGTGAGCCctgggcagtgcaggcagcCAGTTCAGGGGGGTTTGGAGCCTCCAGCTCTCGGGTTCTCTCCTCGGGAGCTGCGAGCACTTCATAACtgccttctctcttcctgtccccagcctggtaAAGCCCATGCGACACTATACTGTCTTCCTCTCGGAGGACTCCTCTGATGATGAGTTTCAGCAGGAAGAGGATCCTGTCTCTGGCTTCTCTgaaaactttttcttctctgctcctttcgAATGGTCTATCCTTTACTCTTTGGTTGTGCTCGTGCCGGCTGCCAACAGTGGGTTTTGCATTGCTCAGGGTGCCTGCTCCTGTACTGGCATTTTGGGAATGCTCCTGTGGTCTCTTGGTGAATGTCCAGCGTCTCtcctgcttgtttgttttgatgttGAGCAGCATGCAAAAGCATCCTCCTGCATGAACCACTGCAGCAGCCCACAGCCTACTGGAGCTCTGTGGGATGTCCCCCTGCCATTTGTCCTTTGTTCCAACGTGCTGCTCGTGCTCCTGTCCAGGCCTTCTGCCACTCTTCTTTGTGTGGTGCTACTGTGATCTTGGGTTGTCCTGTGAGCCTTGTTCCAGTGGGTTTGGGTTGTCCTGTGAGCCCTGGTTCAGGGCAGTAACCAGCCTTCTCCAGTGTCACCTGTTTGATCCCAGCCTCTGGTCTGTCAGGTCCCACATCCCTGGGGACTCCCCATGCATGTGtcctcccagggcagtgggtaCAGTCTGACAATTacacagggagcaggaggtttgttgggtttgtttgtatCCACCTTTTGAACTGGAACTTGTGGTACAGTTTAACAAATGCAGTCACTGGCTTGACCAGAACCTGCAGAAGAGGTTCCAGGGCACTGTGAGCCGCTGCCTCAGAAATCCATGTGGTGCCAGAGCCAGGCAGTtcaggagctgggaggtggATCCCGGTCccactggagcagctggagcctgcTGGCCACAGCTGCTTGGaccaggctggaggaggaggctcCAGTGTGACAGGGGGTCTGCAGGTCCTGACATCCAGTGTGTGCTGCAGAGGGCAGGGGCAGGCTGACGGGAAGGGACGGGACTGTAggtgggtgggatggggaggttCAGTAGTAAAGGGTCACAAAAATGTTCCCCTATCATGTTTGGGGTGGAGGAGGCCAGTCCTGTTTGCAGAACGTTGCTCAGGGGGGTTGCAGTGTGACTCAGTGCAGAGCACACAGGAGGTGAGACTGAAGGCACGACCAGGGTTTGAGATCCCCCTTCCCAAGGCCATGTCCCATCAGTGTCTGCCTTGTACCTGCAGTGTCACACTCCTGGGGTTGGCTGTgcctgctgtgtgtgctgggagtGCAGTGAGCTGGGCTCTTTGGGAATTTGCATGATATAGATGCATTATGATAAAATatggaaagaggaggagggtTCTTCCATAGGATCTGTTTTTGCAGGtctcacaaatattttcttttaattgaaaGCTTGTTTAAATGCCACAGTACAACCAACTGCCAGTCAAGTGCCAATCCCCACAGCCATGTGTGGCACTTGCTGTTATTAATTGGATGCACATCGTGCTGCTGTTCTCTGTACACACCAAAATGCAAATGTGCTGGttcattttttttgctgagGTTTGTGCAAGAGAAGCATCCTGCTAACTCAGCCTGGGCTAGGAATGTAAAGGAGGTGTCTCCATAATGGATTGTGCTGTTTCTTGATAAGATGACACCAGTGAAATCATTGGAACTCTGCACAGTGTTCCCAATTATtgcaggaaaacactgaattatGTTGTGTGCTGAGTTGGCTcagagcaggaggctggaaGTGCCTGCAAACACAGGCCATGCCCGGCCTGAGGGGAGCATGGAGAGCTGGCAGCCTGTTATCCCTGCCCCCagagctccctgcccagcctggctgtaCCTGCATGAGCACAGCTTCCCTCTGAGCACTTCCACCGGGCCTTGCCTGCCTGAACACCCCGGGTGCCAGGGCCCCTCTGCATGTCCCCCTGCCCGCGGGCACTGcccacatcctgccctgtgtgGGCTCTTGGGGCCGGATCGGGCACCAGGAGCTTTCTGTAACTCACCCAGCTCCTTAGGAATAGTGTTTAtcacaaaaacatttcagagatgGCCCTTTCCACCGTGTGTCTGTCCCTGCCAGGCCCCAGCCGTACCGCGCCCTCAAGGAGTCAGACAGCGCCGATGGGGAGGAACCGGAGCGGGGCAGCCCCGAGAGACCCCGGGAGccgctgccccccagccccctgctcGCCAGCACGGCCACCGACATCAACCTCCTGCAGGACATCTTCCCAAACCTGGAGGTGGAGTCCCAGCCTCAGCCTCTGAGCCAAGCCAAGAGCCTGGAAGACCTGCGGGTGCCCGCGGAGGAGGCGGAGCAGCGCTGCACCTTCGACTACCAGgtctgggggctggggctgcacagcTCAGGCTGAGCCTCCCTCAGCCCGTGGGGAACCTCTTTGTGTTGTTGGGTAGATCctagtagtagtagtaataataataataataataataatatgtgTTCTGGGCAGTCAAAGTTACATTTCTGATGCTTTCTTGCAGAGAATGGACTTGGGTGTGTCCGAGAGGAGCAGGATTGTGCCAACCATGAAGCTGTCCCACCCCTACAACAAGCTGTGGAGTATGGGCCATGATGATATGGCCATTCCCACCAAGTATTCCCAGAGCTCACCAGAAAGGTCCCTGAGCACCCTGGGAAACGTGCCCCCAGTCACCAGGAGACCCCGGAGCAGGGACAGTGGTCTGGCTCCCGCAGAGAAGGATGAATCCAATCCTGCCATTCAAGGGAACATCACCATTCCGAGGCCACAGGGAAGAAAGACTCCGGAACTGGGGATAgtgccaccaccaccagcaccccGGGCGTCCAAGCACCAGACTGCAGCGGGGTCAGGGGAGaccctccccactcccagccgGGTCTCTGATCTTATCCCagagccctttggagcaggacaCGTGTCCTTAGAGCCTGAAATCCAGCAGTCTGGGAATTACTGCCCTCACCCATCTCAGCTGCTGTCCggtgctggcagcactgccGAGATGCTCCAGCCTGTCAAGGTGCAGGCAGAAGGTGCAGGTAAGGACAGTGACTTCCTGCTGGACCTGCTGGACCCGCTGCGAACGGCGGGCTGGGAGGGCCGGGCCCCACCAGGGCCCCCCAGCCTGCACAGCCCGGCCCCCACGGCTGCCTTTGGCCTGGGGGGAAGTGACTTTGTgcctcctccagctgcaccaTTTGTCCAGCCCCTGGGCtacccttccccagccccaccacctTTTCTACAGGCATCCCCTAATCCATTCACCCAGACACTGCCAGGAGCCCTTCCAGTGTCCCTGGTCAGACCCCCGAGGGGCTCCTTCACCCCCTCCTTAGGTCACGCCTACAGCTCCAGCTTCATAACACCCGGTGGCTTCTACCCACCACAGAGACCTCAACCCAACCTGTCAACTCTGTCCATGCCAAACCTGTTCAGccaggctccagctgtgccagcagctggttccctgctcctgcagagcccttctGCAGCCAGTTCCCTGCAGGCAGCGTGTCCCAGCGGGCCCCCCAAGCCCCCAACGTTACAGGTGGGCCAGGCCAGCACCAAGGTAGATCCCAAACAGGCTCTGGCTCTCCTGGCCAATGaaccccctctgctccctgccaggcCAGCCAAGGGCTTGGAGGCAGTGTTACTGTCCTCAAAGTCTGAGGAGACAAAAGATCCATTTGAAGATCTGTTAAAAAAGACCAAGCAGGACGTGTCACCCACGCCAGGTAAGGTGGAACAGCTCAGAAAGCGATGGGAAACCTTTGAGTGACACTCGATGGCCTTGGTGAACCTTTGGGAGTGACAgaggggttttggtttttttgagccAGCATAAACCAAGCATTTCTTTTACAGAAGGCTGAGCCAGGACAGCTGCAGGACCATCACTGAGCTGCAACTCACACACGAGGGGGTTTGCCCAGAGTGCCCCGTTGTCCCCGTCCCTGCCAcggctccctccctccccaccacaAACCCCGGGATTCCTGCACTGACCAAAGcgggaagggaaggggctgggtTGGGTTTTCCACACAGCTTTTCAGGCAGTTCTACTGATGCAGGAGATACTCCTTCCCTGTTTTGAGTCCTTAGCACATGGCACACACTGTGCTGGGGCTCATTCCTGCCTCTGGGAATGGCCCTCATTTTTTCTGGCACTACACATAGAAAGACaatattattttgtttccaCAGGCAAAGTACAGCAAACAAACCTGGGTTGTGGGCTGCACTAAATTAATCCATCAGGCTCTGCTTTGTCCTGTCTTGGAACCCAGAAACTCTTTAGgaggtgctgtgggatggggcTTTGACTCTGGGCCTTGCAGGGGCACAGTTGTCCCAAGGCCCTGGTGCCTCAaaaccacagcacagagcagctgctcgGGTTTGGTCCTGCGTCTCTGTTGGAAACTGGAAACACCAGCaattgttttttggtttttgggggtttttttttagtttgtttttgtttaataCATCAGAAATTAGAGGCCATAAAGAGTATCCTAGTTCTTATATATGTGTATCTTAATATTATCTGTCAATAATATAAATGGCAGTATAGGAATGGAATGTAACAATATCTT is drawn from Pseudopipra pipra isolate bDixPip1 chromosome 20, bDixPip1.hap1, whole genome shotgun sequence and contains these coding sequences:
- the DENND1A gene encoding DENN domain-containing protein 1A isoform X2; this translates as MGSRIKQNPETTFEVYAEVTHSGISCLGKDPEVRRQFPEGYSDQEVLQTLTKFCFPFYVDSHAVNQVGQNFTFVLTDIDSKQRFGFCRLSSGAKSCFCILSYLPWFEVFYKLLNVLADYSAKGQDSQRSELLETFHKLTIPEPGTSVHLGVHSYFTVPDTRELPSIPENRNLTEYFVAVDVNNMLHLYASMLYERRILICCSKLSTLTACIHGSAAMLYPMFWQHVYIPVLPPHLLDYCCAPMPYLIGIHLSLMEKVRSMALEDVVILNVDTNTLETPFDDLQSLPNDVVSALKNRLKKVSTTTGDGVARAFLKAQAAFFGSYRNALKIEPGEPITFCEEAFVSHRSAVMRQFLQNAIQLQLFKQFIDGRLDLLNSGEGFSDVFEEEINAGEYAGSDKLYHQWLSTVRKGSGAILNTVKTKANPAMKTVYKFAKDHAKMGIKEVKNRLKQKDIAENGCSAAPEESLPRTAPSPLGEKKDPKLREDRRPITVHFGQVRPPRPHVVKRPKSNIAVEGRRTSVPSPEHLVKPMRHYTVFLSEDSSDDEFQQEEDPVSGFSENFFFSAPFEWPQPYRALKESDSADGEEPERGSPERPREPLPPSPLLASTATDINLLQDIFPNLEVESQPQPLSQAKSLEDLRVPAEEAEQRCTFDYQRMDLGVSERSRIVPTMKLSHPYNKLWSMGHDDMAIPTKYSQSSPERSLSTLGNVPPVTRRPRSRDSGLAPAEKDESNPAIQGNITIPRPQGRKTPELGIVPPPPAPRASKHQTAAGSGETLPTPSRVSDLIPEPFGAGHVSLEPEIQQSGNYCPHPSQLLSGAGSTAEMLQPVKVQAEGAGKDSDFLLDLLDPLRTAGWEGRAPPGPPSLHSPAPTAAFGLGGSDFVPPPAAPFVQPLGYPSPAPPPFLQASPNPFTQTLPGALPVSLVRPPRGSFTPSLGHAYSSSFITPGGFYPPQRPQPNLSTLSMPNLFSQAPAVPAAGSLLLQSPSAASSLQAACPSGPPKPPTLQVGQASTKVDPKQALALLANEPPLLPARPAKGLEAVLLSSKSEETKDPFEDLLKKTKQDVSPTPGKVEQLRKRWETFE
- the DENND1A gene encoding DENN domain-containing protein 1A isoform X1 → MGSRIKQNPETTFEVYAEVTHSGISCLGKDPEVRRQFPEGYSDQEVLQTLTKFCFPFYVDSHAVNQVGQNFTFVLTDIDSKQRFGFCRLSSGAKSCFCILSYLPWFEVFYKLLNVLADYSAKGQDSQRSELLETFHKLTIPEPGTSVHLGVHSYFTVPDTRELPSIPENRNLTEYFVAVDVNNMLHLYASMLYERRILICCSKLSTLTACIHGSAAMLYPMFWQHVYIPVLPPHLLDYCCAPMPYLIGIHLSLMEKVRSMALEDVVILNVDTNTLETPFDDLQSLPNDVVSALKNRLKKVSTTTGDGVARAFLKAQAAFFGSYRNALKIEPGEPITFCEEAFVSHRSAVMRQFLQNAIQLQLFKQFIDGRLDLLNSGEGFSDVFEEEINAGEYAGSDKLYHQWLSTVRKGSGAILNTVKTKANPAMKTVYKFAKDHAKMGIKEVKNRLKQKDIAENGCSAAPEESLPRTAPSPLGEKKDPKLREDRRPITVHFGQHRLRPPRPPPPRIQRSARPVRPPRPHVVKRPKSNIAVEGRRTSVPSPEHLVKPMRHYTVFLSEDSSDDEFQQEEDPVSGFSENFFFSAPFEWPQPYRALKESDSADGEEPERGSPERPREPLPPSPLLASTATDINLLQDIFPNLEVESQPQPLSQAKSLEDLRVPAEEAEQRCTFDYQRMDLGVSERSRIVPTMKLSHPYNKLWSMGHDDMAIPTKYSQSSPERSLSTLGNVPPVTRRPRSRDSGLAPAEKDESNPAIQGNITIPRPQGRKTPELGIVPPPPAPRASKHQTAAGSGETLPTPSRVSDLIPEPFGAGHVSLEPEIQQSGNYCPHPSQLLSGAGSTAEMLQPVKVQAEGAGKDSDFLLDLLDPLRTAGWEGRAPPGPPSLHSPAPTAAFGLGGSDFVPPPAAPFVQPLGYPSPAPPPFLQASPNPFTQTLPGALPVSLVRPPRGSFTPSLGHAYSSSFITPGGFYPPQRPQPNLSTLSMPNLFSQAPAVPAAGSLLLQSPSAASSLQAACPSGPPKPPTLQVGQASTKVDPKQALALLANEPPLLPARPAKGLEAVLLSSKSEETKDPFEDLLKKTKQDVSPTPGKVEQLRKRWETFE
- the DENND1A gene encoding DENN domain-containing protein 1A isoform X5, with amino-acid sequence MEASGNFTPAFAGGSVGSFPVEPLCLMQDLPLPPFPFPLPVVLKVRPRGPSSADPERLRWRVPTARGRGEHSYLPWFEVFYKLLNVLADYSAKGQDSQRSELLETFHKLTIPEPGTSVHLGVHSYFTVPDTRELPSIPENRNLTEYFVAVDVNNMLHLYASMLYERRILICCSKLSTLTACIHGSAAMLYPMFWQHVYIPVLPPHLLDYCCAPMPYLIGIHLSLMEKVRSMALEDVVILNVDTNTLETPFDDLQSLPNDVVSALKNRLKKVSTTTGDGVARAFLKAQAAFFGSYRNALKIEPGEPITFCEEAFVSHRSAVMRQFLQNAIQLQLFKQFIDGRLDLLNSGEGFSDVFEEEINAGEYAGSDKLYHQWLSTVRKGSGAILNTVKTKANPAMKTVYKFAKDHAKMGIKEVKNRLKQKDIAENGCSAAPEESLPRTAPSPLGEKKDPKLREDRRPITVHFGQHRLRPPRPPPPRIQRSARPVRPPRPHVVKRPKSNIAVEGRRTSVPSPEHLVKPMRHYTVFLSEDSSDDEFQQEEDPVSGFSENFFFSAPFEWPQPYRALKESDSADGEEPERGSPERPREPLPPSPLLASTATDINLLQDIFPNLEVESQPQPLSQAKSLEDLRVPAEEAEQRCTFDYQRMDLGVSERSRIVPTMKLSHPYNKLWSMGHDDMAIPTKYSQSSPERSLSTLGNVPPVTRRPRSRDSGLAPAEKDESNPAIQGNITIPRPQGRKTPELGIVPPPPAPRASKHQTAAGSGETLPTPSRVSDLIPEPFGAGHVSLEPEIQQSGNYCPHPSQLLSGAGSTAEMLQPVKVQAEGAGKDSDFLLDLLDPLRTAGWEGRAPPGPPSLHSPAPTAAFGLGGSDFVPPPAAPFVQPLGYPSPAPPPFLQASPNPFTQTLPGALPVSLVRPPRGSFTPSLGHAYSSSFITPGGFYPPQRPQPNLSTLSMPNLFSQAPAVPAAGSLLLQSPSAASSLQAACPSGPPKPPTLQVGQASTKVDPKQALALLANEPPLLPARPAKGLEAVLLSSKSEETKDPFEDLLKKTKQDVSPTPGKVEQLRKRWETFE
- the DENND1A gene encoding DENN domain-containing protein 1A isoform X4 produces the protein MGSRIKQNPETTFEVYAEVTHSGISCLGKDPEVRRQFPEGYSDQEVLQTLTKFCFPFYVDSHAVNQVGQNFTFVLTDIDSKQRFGFCRLSSGAKSCFCILSYLPWFEVFYKLLNVLADYSAKGQDSQRSELLETFHKLTIPEPGTSVHLGVHSYFTVPDTRELPSIPENRNLTEYFVAVDVNNMLHLYASMLYERRILICCSKLSTLTACIHGSAAMLYPMFWQHVYIPVLPPHLLDYCCAPMPYLIGIHLSLMEKVRSMALEDVVILNVDTNTLETPFDDLQSLPNDVVSALKNRLKKVSTTTGDGVARAFLKAQAAFFGSYRNALKIEPGEPITFCEEAFVSHRSAVMRQFLQNAIQLQLFKQFIDGRLDLLNSGEGFSDVFEEEINAGEYAGSDKLYHQWLSTVRKGSGAILNTVKTKANPAMKTVYKFAKDHAKMGIKEVKNRLKQKDIAENGCSAAPEESLPRTAPSPLGEKKDPKLREDRRPITVHFGQVRPPRPHVVKRPKSNIAVEGRRTSVPSPEQPQPYRALKESDSADGEEPERGSPERPREPLPPSPLLASTATDINLLQDIFPNLEVESQPQPLSQAKSLEDLRVPAEEAEQRCTFDYQRMDLGVSERSRIVPTMKLSHPYNKLWSMGHDDMAIPTKYSQSSPERSLSTLGNVPPVTRRPRSRDSGLAPAEKDESNPAIQGNITIPRPQGRKTPELGIVPPPPAPRASKHQTAAGSGETLPTPSRVSDLIPEPFGAGHVSLEPEIQQSGNYCPHPSQLLSGAGSTAEMLQPVKVQAEGAGKDSDFLLDLLDPLRTAGWEGRAPPGPPSLHSPAPTAAFGLGGSDFVPPPAAPFVQPLGYPSPAPPPFLQASPNPFTQTLPGALPVSLVRPPRGSFTPSLGHAYSSSFITPGGFYPPQRPQPNLSTLSMPNLFSQAPAVPAAGSLLLQSPSAASSLQAACPSGPPKPPTLQVGQASTKVDPKQALALLANEPPLLPARPAKGLEAVLLSSKSEETKDPFEDLLKKTKQDVSPTPGKVEQLRKRWETFE